The Anaeromyxobacter sp. Fw109-5 genomic interval CCGGCCCCGGCGACGCTCATCAGCCGCGAGGGGAACGCGAGCAGGCCGAGCAGGAGGAACATCGAGACCTGGCTGAACCACGCGAGCGCGTCGTGGACGCGCCGCAGCCCGGAGGCGAACGGCAGCGGCCCGTTGCCGAGGACCACCGCCGCCGCGTACACCGCGACGAAGCCGCTGCCCTGGAGCAGCGTCGGCGCGCCGAACGCCAGGAACGCGAGCGCGATCGTGAGCACGGGGTAGAGGCCGCTCGCGGAGAGCCGCACGCGCGCGAGGGCCCATCGGCCGGCGTACCCGACGCCCACCCCCCCGGCGAGCCCGACCGCGAGCTGCAGGAGGACGTGCAGCGCGAGGGTGGGCCCCGGCCGCTCCTGCGCGACGAGCGCGCCGGTCACCGCCAGGGTCAGGATCACCGCCATCGGATCGTTCGCGCCGGACTCGACCTCGAGCAGGCGCGCGAGCCGCTGCCGGATGCTGATCCCGGCGCTGCGCAGGATCGAGAAGACCGCCGCGGCGTCGGTGGAGGAGACGATGGCGCCGATGAGGAGCGACTCCGGCCAGCCGAGGCCGATCGCGCGCGCCCCGAGCGCCAGCGCCGCGGCCGTTCCCACCACGCCGACCGTGGCGAGCACCGTCGCGGGCGCGAGGACGCGTCGCAGACTCGCCAGATCGGTGTTGAGGCCACCGTCGAAGAGGATGAGGACGAGCGCGACCGTGCCGAAGCGAAAGGTGAGGGCGTAGTCCTCGAACGCGATGTTCCCGAGCCCCTCCGAGCCGGCCAGCATCCCGACGAGCAGGAACAGGAGCAGGAACGGCAGCCCGAGCCGCCCCGAGGCGCGCGCGGCCGCGAGCACGCTCGCGAGGAGCAGCACCCCGACGGCGGTGAGCAGGAGGGCGGTAGGGAGTGGCTCGGTCGGCACGGCGCGGGAGACTACCGTACGGCGGGGCGGCGGTCGTGTGCGCGGCTGGGGCGAGGCGCCTCACGGCGGGCGCGTCACGCGCCGCCAGGGCGGCGCAGCGGGCAGGCCCGGCAGACCGGGTGATCCTGCCACCCTGCGACGAGCGCGCGGAGCGGCTCGCTCGCCCAGATCTCGCGGAGCGGCGCGTCCGCGACCGAGCCGAAGTCGCCCAGCCCACCCCGCGCGGCGGTCGGGTGCGGGCACGGCGCGAAGCGGCCGTCGGGGTGGATCCAGGCCTCGCGCCCGACGAACGGACAGGGGCCTCGCGGCGCCGGCGCCGCGGGGTCGGGCGCGAGCTCCACGGCGTTCTGGAGGAGCACGGCCCTGCCGTCCGGCAGGCGCTCGGTCTCGGCGGCGGCCCTGGCCGCGCGGACCGCCGCGTTCCAGCGGGCGATCGCCTCGGGCGAGCGGCGCAGCGAGCCGGCCTCCAGGCCGGCGAGGCGTGGCTGGAGGTGGTTG includes:
- a CDS encoding potassium/proton antiporter, with product MPTEPLPTALLLTAVGVLLLASVLAAARASGRLGLPFLLLFLLVGMLAGSEGLGNIAFEDYALTFRFGTVALVLILFDGGLNTDLASLRRVLAPATVLATVGVVGTAAALALGARAIGLGWPESLLIGAIVSSTDAAAVFSILRSAGISIRQRLARLLEVESGANDPMAVILTLAVTGALVAQERPGPTLALHVLLQLAVGLAGGVGVGYAGRWALARVRLSASGLYPVLTIALAFLAFGAPTLLQGSGFVAVYAAAVVLGNGPLPFASGLRRVHDALAWFSQVSMFLLLGLLAFPSRLMSVAGAGLFLGLFLALVARPLVVFALLLPFRMPKREIAFVSWVGLRGAVPIMLGTFPVIAGLPYAYYVFDLVFFVVVVSAVVQGSSIGWAARRLGLEVQAAPPPRAVLEINTTQRLAGEVISFYVEPASAVAGSRISELTIPEGSSVMLVVRGRELLAARGRTVLEPGDHVYVFTPPADKPFVQLLFGRQEED